tgattttcttattttttacagGTTTACCAGACGGCGAAAGCTATTCTATTGCTATTGACAAAAAGGAcactaaagtatattttggcaCAAGTAAaggaatttttgtttataaatatgaatcaaaTGAAGCCACATTGGTGTCCAGCCctgatttcaaattaaacatgCTTTTCATCGACAAAGAtggaaataaatacataactgATAGCCCTAACGACACTGAAGAATTGTATTTATTAGCAGGAGGGAAAAAAATACGTTACAGAACCTTCGAGGCTCTAAACGAAATGGCCATTGATGACAAGaataatttttactatattaagGAGGATAAACTCTTTGTACTAAAGTCTAATATCTCAAAAGCTATCTTTATAGGCAATGTGTCGTATGAGGGCTTGGCACAAATATCTTTCTATGAAGAAATTATTTACGTTGCAAGTGAAACTTTATCATACATACACGAAAATGACAGCGGTCCTTTGaaattggtaaaaaatattCCCGGGAAAGTAACAGCTATCGCATTTGATTCTTATGGCAATTTTATACTTGGgacttttggaaaaatattcaaGTATGAGGCCAATAACAATGAATGCTACCACAGAAAAAGTTAGAAGAAATAATGGAaggaatattttctatatattttttttactaaataataaaatagtgctAGTGGAAATACtccttttaataatacaaaataaattacctattttaaacttctaattacataaaacttaCAATGAAAATACAAGCAAATTATTTGCTTGATACACACAACAAAAACCAGAAGCAATTTTAATCATCAATGTGAAATTATCACATTAATCACATGTCATTCACaggttcaaataatattattattaaaaaaccttaGGTCTTAAGTAATTCCTTTTTCTATGAACtcatcaaaattcaaaataaacatagTAGATATAACCTTAGCATAACTTACACTTACTAATACACAAAACATAccatattttattctttactaAGATGTAAAgtcaaaattatgttaaaatctGATGTGTGTTATCATTAActcttgtatatattttacatatactcAATTATTTAGTTTGTCTCATACAAACAAAGTAGTAAAGAATTTATcaatctaaaattttaatatggtGTTCAGtatactttttcaaataaaattgagattttttaatgaatgatatatttatatgtggaGACATGGTAAGTACAGTATTCTATTACAGTACGGAGAAGATAGTGCAGCcattagatattaaaatttttttttttataattacttggGCTTGGCTAAAAGATGTACAGCCCAGTAATAGTACAAATTAAAGTTAACTAATATAATGGCTGCATTCAAAAACTATGTTAATTATCATCTAACACTTACAATAATATCtttgaatttcattaaatttaaattagtgaGGCAGAATACTTTGTGAGATTATAGGAAATGTTAGGGGCTGAGCTTGTGAATTAGGCAAAGCCATAGGTTGACTAGTGCTAGATATTGTTATCTGTTGAGTGGATGTTTGGTGAACCAATTGTGGTGCTGCAGACCCTAACTGTTGCTGTGCTGATTGCTGAGCAGCCAACTGTTGTGATTGCTGTGCTAGTTGTTGTGCAGATTGTTGAGCTGCAGCGAGGTGTTGAGCTGACTGAGCCAAGTGTTGTGCGGATTGCTGTGCAGCTAAATGTTGAGCCGACTGCTGTGCGGCAAGATGTTGAGCAGATTGTTGAGCAGCAGCTAAATGCTGTACTGACTGCTGAGCTGCATATTGGGAAGCTTGATGTTGAGAAGCTAGCTGCGGTTGCAGAGCTGACGTTTGAACTAATTGGCGAACAGCAGTCTGGGGGCCATTACTCATTAATTGTTGAGTTGGTGGTGCTAATGTTAATTGCGCTGGTGTAACAGCTACCACAGTCTGACCACCACCCATTAGTGTACCAGAATCACTAACTTGCATGAGCTGTTGAGCCCCAGCACTTGTAACAATTAAAGCCCCTGAATTACCAACCAATTGCTGAGTGGTACTAACTGTTAGTATTTGAGGTGCAGGTGTCAACAACTGAGCTTGAGATGCTGCTGGACCTAAAGCCAAATTAGGTGTTGCCGCAGTGGGCACTAGTGTTGGTAAAGCTCCTGCAAGACTAACAACTGGTGTCACACTAACTGTTGCCAGAGACACTGGTGCTGATGTGCCATGTCGTGATGTTATCACACAAGGTTGATCAGTTCTCACAGAGGCTGTTTGTTCTAGTAATAATTCGTTCATTGAAGTCAACTGGACATTCTTCTCTGTCAAATCTGCCactttctttaataaaacactAATGTTATcatgtaataattttactttatggtCCAAAACTTCACAATTACCGCACATACTAGTTGTAGACAATGTTTGTGTTTCCAATGCAGTTTCTTCATATGTGAATCTTCGTAACTTAGCCTCGGGTGGTGAGTTATCATCTCTCATATGATGTTGATTTCTAGTGTAAATTGATGGTTGAAAATTACGCTTGTTAGTCATTTCATTACAGGTTACATCCCttacatgaatatatttacagtctTGTTTCGAACAAACTCCATGAATAAAAGCCTGACATATTATAGCAGTGTTTCGAGGGTCACGTGGAAATATTCCAGTAGCATAGAAATGTTCCTCGTCTTGTGCAGTACTGTGCAAAAATTTACAGTTCGGTCGAAAACAACCTTTGTTTTGATAATCGTGACAAAATCGAAAGAGTTCCTTTAAACAAGACTTAGGTggtatttcatgtataaatcTACAACTCTCTCGTGGGCAACATCCTCTAATGAAGTCTCTGCAAAAGCTGCTAGCTGATGGAAACAAATTATCATTATCTTCTAAAGAATTCATTGTAATCACTGGTATTGTCAAACCTTTACCGATCATGGTTTTGTCGTATTAATGTAAGTCAATATTTATATCCTCCAGCGGCTTTACAGATTTAACTGACATAATATGTAGCTTTCCTGTTCATATCTTAGGAGCCATTTCATTTTGGAAAAGAAACactatttgtcatttttttgttaatttatacagTCGTACTGGACGTCTTCATTATTTTCATGTCAACAGCATTAAATATACACTTATAAGGCATATGTGCAATAAAACACTTAACCACACGACAACATTTCACTAATAAAGTGCTCAAAGATTTAATACATAGTTAGTAATCTATCTTTTTAACTATACAAacatagaataattatattgcCAAAAATTAGCGTGA
This window of the Vanessa cardui chromosome 5, ilVanCard2.1, whole genome shotgun sequence genome carries:
- the LOC124529824 gene encoding zinc finger CCCH domain-containing protein 10-like, whose product is MIGKGLTIPVITMNSLEDNDNLFPSASSFCRDFIRGCCPRESCRFIHEIPPKSCLKELFRFCHDYQNKGCFRPNCKFLHSTAQDEEHFYATGIFPRDPRNTAIICQAFIHGVCSKQDCKYIHVRDVTCNEMTNKRNFQPSIYTRNQHHMRDDNSPPEAKLRRFTYEETALETQTLSTTSMCGNCEVLDHKVKLLHDNISVLLKKVADLTEKNVQLTSMNELLLEQTASVRTDQPCVITSRHGTSAPVSLATVSVTPVVSLAGALPTLVPTAATPNLALGPAASQAQLLTPAPQILTVSTTQQLVGNSGALIVTSAGAQQLMQVSDSGTLMGGGQTVVAVTPAQLTLAPPTQQLMSNGPQTAVRQLVQTSALQPQLASQHQASQYAAQQSVQHLAAAQQSAQHLAAQQSAQHLAAQQSAQHLAQSAQHLAAAQQSAQQLAQQSQQLAAQQSAQQQLGSAAPQLVHQTSTQQITISSTSQPMALPNSQAQPLTFPIISQSILPH
- the LOC124530034 gene encoding uncharacterized protein LOC124530034; protein product: MKYIIFLLFIQKCVSFDLPKSACKTDLTIDKDHYNVTKTYNVDDAYPTDAHYDTYGNLFFVEYGRNLNGYFFNIKVIKDNTTEAQNIPGLPDGESYSIAIDKKDTKVYFGTSKGIFVYKYESNEATLVSSPDFKLNMLFIDKDGNKYITDSPNDTEELYLLAGGKKIRYRTFEALNEMAIDDKNNFYYIKEDKLFVLKSNISKAIFIGNVSYEGLAQISFYEEIIYVASETLSYIHENDSGPLKLVKNIPGKVTAIAFDSYGNFILGTFGKIFKYEANNNECYHRKS